The proteins below are encoded in one region of Pyxidicoccus trucidator:
- a CDS encoding DUF4336 domain-containing protein yields MLRLVAEDVHVLTVPFRFAGLEVGGRMTVIRLPNGGLWVHSPVRLTPEVRAAVDALGPVRFLVAPNLMHYLAVPDWAAAYPDAQVAAPRHLRRKRPDMRIDLEMGDAAEVGWAGVIDQVYVRGMPKLDEFIFFHRPSRTVLVTDLAFNFHQTDSWRLRVYLKLSGAWQRLASTLTARLLIKHKPSVREALSRVMAWDAERVVVCHGDVVERGGREALANGFSRL; encoded by the coding sequence ATGCTTCGCCTCGTGGCCGAGGACGTCCATGTCCTCACCGTGCCCTTCCGCTTTGCCGGCCTCGAGGTGGGCGGCCGCATGACTGTCATCCGCCTGCCGAACGGTGGGCTGTGGGTCCACTCGCCCGTCCGGCTGACTCCCGAGGTCCGCGCGGCGGTGGATGCGCTGGGGCCGGTGCGCTTCCTGGTGGCGCCCAACCTCATGCACTACCTGGCCGTGCCGGACTGGGCGGCGGCGTATCCGGACGCGCAGGTGGCGGCGCCCCGGCACCTGCGGCGCAAGCGGCCCGACATGCGCATCGACCTGGAGATGGGGGACGCGGCGGAGGTCGGCTGGGCGGGCGTCATCGACCAGGTCTACGTCCGGGGCATGCCGAAGCTGGACGAGTTCATCTTCTTCCACCGTCCCAGCCGCACGGTGCTCGTCACGGACCTGGCCTTCAACTTCCACCAGACGGACTCGTGGCGCCTGCGCGTCTATCTGAAGCTCAGCGGCGCGTGGCAGCGGCTGGCGTCCACGCTCACCGCCCGGCTCCTCATCAAGCACAAGCCGTCGGTGCGCGAGGCCCTCAGCCGGGTGATGGCGTGGGACGCGGAGCGGGTGGTGGTGTGCCACGGCGACGTGGTGGAGCGCGGTGGCCGGGAGGCGCTGGCGAATGGCTTCAGCCGGCTCTAG
- the proS gene encoding proline--tRNA ligase produces MAEKLTPREKGFSEWYVDLVQKAKLADYSDVKGCMVIRPNGYAIWENMQRVLDKMFKDLGHKNAYFPLLIPESYLKKEAEHVEGFNPQLAVVTHAGGAKLEEPYVIRPTSETIINRSFSKWIQSYRDLPLLLNQWANVMRWEMRTRLFLRTTEFLWQEGHTCHETEEDAEKETLQMLEVYRTFAEDYMAMPVLTGRKSESERFAGALRTYSIEAMMQDKKALQAGTSHNLGQNFAKAFDTKFQGRDGREHFVWQTSWGVSTRLIGGLIMTHSDDNGFIVPPKLAATHVVIIPIFGKASDTEKAQVLEKSHALASDLRKAGLGVVVDDDDSKGPGFKYYEHELVGTCVRIEIGPKDLAKDSCVMVRRDLKQKEFIPLGEAVTKAQAMLDAMQKDLFNKAKAHRDSHTFEVNSYEELKAKADDGFLLAHWNLDPKVEARIKEETGLTTRCRPFSLKQEPGKCVVTGEPSPGRIVFSKAY; encoded by the coding sequence ATGGCCGAGAAGCTCACGCCCCGCGAGAAGGGCTTTTCCGAGTGGTACGTCGACCTGGTCCAGAAGGCGAAGCTCGCCGACTACTCGGACGTGAAGGGCTGCATGGTCATCCGGCCCAACGGCTACGCCATCTGGGAGAACATGCAGCGTGTCCTGGACAAGATGTTCAAGGACCTGGGCCACAAGAACGCCTACTTCCCGCTGCTCATCCCCGAGAGCTACCTGAAGAAGGAGGCGGAGCACGTCGAGGGCTTCAACCCGCAGCTGGCCGTCGTCACGCACGCGGGCGGCGCCAAGCTGGAGGAGCCCTACGTCATCCGGCCCACCAGTGAGACCATCATCAACCGCTCCTTCTCCAAGTGGATTCAGAGCTACCGGGACTTGCCCCTGCTCCTGAACCAGTGGGCGAACGTGATGCGGTGGGAGATGCGCACGCGCCTGTTCCTGCGCACCACCGAGTTCCTCTGGCAGGAAGGCCACACCTGCCACGAGACGGAGGAGGACGCGGAGAAGGAGACGCTCCAGATGCTGGAGGTCTACCGGACGTTCGCCGAGGACTACATGGCGATGCCGGTGCTGACGGGGCGCAAGTCGGAGTCGGAGCGGTTCGCCGGCGCGCTGCGCACGTACAGCATCGAGGCGATGATGCAGGACAAGAAGGCGCTGCAGGCGGGCACCAGCCACAACCTGGGGCAGAACTTCGCCAAGGCCTTCGACACGAAGTTCCAGGGCCGCGACGGCCGGGAGCACTTCGTGTGGCAGACGTCCTGGGGCGTGTCCACGCGCCTCATCGGCGGCCTCATCATGACGCACTCGGATGACAACGGCTTCATCGTCCCGCCGAAGCTGGCGGCCACGCACGTGGTCATCATCCCCATCTTCGGCAAGGCCTCGGACACGGAGAAGGCGCAGGTGCTGGAGAAGAGCCACGCGCTGGCCAGCGACTTGCGCAAGGCGGGGCTGGGCGTGGTGGTGGACGACGACGACAGCAAGGGCCCGGGCTTCAAGTACTACGAGCACGAATTGGTGGGCACGTGCGTGCGCATCGAAATCGGGCCCAAGGACCTGGCCAAGGACTCGTGCGTCATGGTGCGCCGGGACTTGAAGCAGAAGGAGTTCATCCCGCTGGGTGAGGCCGTCACCAAGGCCCAGGCCATGCTGGACGCCATGCAGAAGGACCTGTTCAACAAGGCGAAGGCCCACCGCGACTCGCACACCTTCGAGGTCAACTCCTACGAGGAGCTGAAGGCGAAGGCGGACGACGGCTTCCTCCTGGCGCACTGGAACCTGGACCCGAAGGTGGAGGCGCGCATCAAGGAGGAGACGGGGCTCACCACGCGCTGCCGCCCCTTCAGCCTCAAGCAGGAGCCGGGCAAGTGCGTCGTCACCGGCGAGCCCTCGCCGGGCCGCATCGTGTTCTCCAAGGCGTACTGA
- a CDS encoding caspase family protein encodes MAQGYSLNIGLNSVDPAHYAGWDGALMACEADAEDMELIAREQKYGTVRKVLTKDATRARVLKEMDEAARVLQPGDLYLLSYSGHGGQLPDRNNDEVDAQDETWVLYDGELIDDEIYNSLSKLKQGVRVLMFSDSCHSGTVSKMAYAALRGSGSLEMLADTVQDSVPEERRFKDMPVGIALRTYRNNKAMYDQIMDALPKDDPKLTMKATVLLISGCQDNQLSSDGSFNGLFTANLLRVYNGGKFRGSHRTFHRRIVRRMPPLQSPNYSLVGIPSREFERQTPFTV; translated from the coding sequence ATGGCGCAGGGATATTCGTTGAACATCGGCCTCAACTCGGTGGACCCGGCTCACTACGCGGGGTGGGACGGGGCCCTCATGGCCTGCGAGGCGGACGCGGAGGACATGGAGCTCATCGCTCGCGAGCAGAAATACGGCACCGTACGCAAGGTGCTGACGAAGGACGCGACGCGCGCGCGGGTGCTGAAGGAGATGGACGAGGCGGCCCGGGTGCTACAGCCCGGCGACCTCTACCTGCTGTCGTACTCGGGGCACGGCGGCCAGCTGCCTGACAGGAACAACGACGAGGTGGACGCCCAGGACGAGACGTGGGTGCTCTATGACGGAGAGCTCATCGACGACGAAATCTACAACTCGCTGTCGAAGCTGAAGCAGGGCGTGCGCGTGCTGATGTTCTCCGACAGTTGTCACAGCGGCACGGTGAGCAAGATGGCCTACGCGGCGCTGCGCGGCAGCGGCAGCCTGGAGATGCTGGCGGACACCGTGCAGGACTCGGTGCCCGAGGAGCGGCGCTTCAAGGACATGCCGGTGGGCATCGCCCTGCGCACCTACCGCAACAACAAGGCCATGTACGACCAGATCATGGACGCGCTGCCCAAGGACGACCCGAAGCTGACGATGAAGGCCACCGTGCTGCTCATCTCCGGGTGCCAGGACAACCAGCTCTCCAGCGACGGCTCCTTCAACGGCCTCTTCACGGCCAACCTGCTGCGCGTCTACAACGGCGGGAAGTTCCGCGGCAGCCACCGCACCTTCCACCGCCGCATCGTCCGGCGCATGCCGCCGCTGCAGTCGCCCAACTACTCCCTCGTCGGCATTCCCAGCCGCGAGTTCGAGCGCCAGACGCCGTTCACCGTCTAG